Part of the Anaeromyxobacter diazotrophicus genome, CGCGGTCGCCTGCGCCTCCACCGGCGACACCTCGGCGGCGCTCGCCGCCTACTGCGCCGCCGCCGGCATCCCGAGCGTGGTGCTGCTCCCGCGCGGCAAGATCTCGATCGCGCAGCTCGTCCAGCCCATCGCCAACGGCGCGCTGGTGCTGGAGCTCGACACCGACTTCGACGGCTGCATGAAGGTGGTGCAGGAGCTCGCGTCGGCGCCGGGCCTCTACCTCGCGAACTCCATGAACTCCCTCCGCATCGAGGGGCAGAAGACGCTGGCGGTGGAACTCGCGCAGCAGCTCGGCTGGGAGGTGCCGGACTGGGTCGTCATCCCGGGCGGCAACCTCGGCAACGCCAGCGCGGTGGGGCGCGGCTTCCTCATGATGAAGCAGCTCGGGCTCGTGTCGCGGCTGCCGCGGCTGGTGGTCGCGCAGGCGCGCAGCGCGAACCCGTTGTTCAGGGCCGTCGCCGCGGCGGGCGGCAAGCCGACCCGCGATCTCGAGGTGGCGCCGGTGGCCGCGCAGAAGACGCTGGCGAGCGCCATCCAGATCGGGGCGCCGGTGTCGGCGCGCCGCGCGCTGCGGGCGCTGGAGGCGCTCGACGGGCTGGTGGAGGACGCGACCGAGCAGGAGCTGTCCGACGCCGCCGCGCGCGCCGACCGCGCCGGCGCCTACGCCGACCCGCACACCGGCGTCGCGCTGGCGGTGCTGGAGAAGCTGGCGGCGCGCGGCACGATCCGGAAGGGCGAGCGGGTGGCGGTCATCTCCACCGCGCACGGGCTCAAGTTCTCGGACTTCAAGGTGGGCTACCACGCCGGGTCGCTGCCGTGCGTCGCGCCCCGGCTGGTGAACCCGTCGGTCCAGGTGGCCGCCTCGCTGGGCGCGGTGCAGGACGCGGTGGCGAAGCGCTTCGGGGTGAGGGCGTGAGCGCGGCGGCGCAGCCCGACGAAGCGTCGCTGCGGGCCGAGCACGACGCGCTCGCCGCCTCGCTCGCGGCCCGCGCCTCCATCGACCACGCCCGGCGCGGCGCCTACCTGGGCTTCGCCACCTTCGTGGTGTCGGGCCTGGCCGTGAAGCTCGCCTTCGACCGCTGGTTCTCGACGCGGGTCACCCGCTTCCGCGGGCCGCCGATCTTCTTCTACCTGGCGCTGGCGGCGGCGGTGCTCCTCCTCGCCTGCACGCTGGTGGAGGCGGTCCGGTCGCGGCGGCTCATGCGCGGCGAGGACGCCCGCTTCGCGCGGCTCTCCGAGCTGCGCCGCCGGCTGGAGCTCGATCCGTGAGCCCGCGCCGGGCGGCGGGGCGCCGGCGCCGGGGGCGGTTCCTGGTGCTGGAGGGGCTCGACGGCGCCGGCACCACCACCCAGGCGCAGCGGCTCGCGGCCTGGCTGCGCGCGCAGGGCCGCCAGGTCCACGTCACCGCCGAGCCCTCCGGCGGCCCGGTGGGCGCGCTGGTACGGCAGGTCCTGACCGGGCGGGTGGGCGGCGCGGCGGCGCGCCCGGGCGCGGCGAACCCGTTCGACCCGCACGCGCTGGCGCTGCTCTTCGCCGCCGACCGGCTCGACCACGTGGCCTCCGAGATCGCGCCGCGCCTGGCC contains:
- the thrC gene encoding threonine synthase produces the protein MSPPSFRARFRCSDGCDFQAELTEVVYRCPRCQGLLEVEHDLEALAQRSAAEWKALFDGRFRAGPWPLGSGVWGKKEWVYPQLALENVVSMYEGGSPLLRLDRYAQELGLGPDDVWLKECGVTHTGSFKDLGMTVLVSAVKEMRARGVRVDAVACASTGDTSAALAAYCAAAGIPSVVLLPRGKISIAQLVQPIANGALVLELDTDFDGCMKVVQELASAPGLYLANSMNSLRIEGQKTLAVELAQQLGWEVPDWVVIPGGNLGNASAVGRGFLMMKQLGLVSRLPRLVVAQARSANPLFRAVAAAGGKPTRDLEVAPVAAQKTLASAIQIGAPVSARRALRALEALDGLVEDATEQELSDAAARADRAGAYADPHTGVALAVLEKLAARGTIRKGERVAVISTAHGLKFSDFKVGYHAGSLPCVAPRLVNPSVQVAASLGAVQDAVAKRFGVRA